A single genomic interval of uncultured Desulfobulbus sp. harbors:
- a CDS encoding ABC transporter permease encodes MARSCQTGNGLGRNRWIRFKKNRRGYYSLILFLCLFGLSLFAEILSNDKPLFIQYEGKSYFPLFTMYPETTFGGIFETETDYRDPFILEQLHKKGNFVFFPPNPHSFNSINLSLERPVPAPPSRENFLGTDDRGRDVLARLIYGFRLSILFGAALTAIGTLLGIIAGSVQGFFGGKTDLFFQRFIELWGSMPELYLLIIFASIFKPSMLLLLILLSLFGWMGLSDYVRAEFLKGRNMEYVKAAKALGVNNATIMYRHLLPNSMTPVITFLPFRMSGAILALTSLDFLGLGVPPSTPSLGELLAQGKANIEAWWLSLSTFVVLVGALVLLIFIGEALREAFDPRK; translated from the coding sequence ATGGCGCGCTCATGTCAGACAGGAAACGGTCTTGGCCGGAACCGATGGATACGGTTCAAGAAAAATAGACGGGGCTACTATTCGCTCATTCTCTTTCTCTGCCTGTTCGGGCTTAGCCTATTCGCCGAGATACTCAGCAACGACAAGCCGCTCTTCATCCAGTATGAGGGAAAATCCTATTTCCCCCTGTTCACCATGTATCCGGAAACCACCTTCGGCGGAATTTTCGAAACCGAGACCGATTACCGGGATCCCTTCATCCTTGAACAGTTGCACAAGAAGGGCAATTTTGTTTTTTTTCCCCCAAATCCGCATAGCTTCAATTCGATCAACCTCAGTCTTGAGCGACCGGTCCCGGCGCCTCCCTCCCGAGAAAATTTCCTCGGCACCGATGACCGGGGCCGAGATGTCCTTGCCCGGCTCATCTATGGGTTTCGCCTCAGTATCCTCTTTGGCGCGGCTTTGACCGCCATTGGCACCCTGTTGGGGATCATCGCCGGATCGGTACAGGGCTTCTTCGGCGGGAAGACCGATCTCTTCTTTCAGCGGTTTATTGAACTCTGGGGCTCTATGCCCGAGTTGTACCTGCTTATTATCTTTGCCTCGATCTTCAAGCCATCGATGCTGCTGCTGTTGATTCTCCTTTCCCTGTTCGGGTGGATGGGACTCTCGGACTACGTTCGCGCCGAGTTCCTCAAGGGACGGAACATGGAGTATGTCAAGGCCGCCAAAGCCTTGGGCGTCAACAACGCTACCATCATGTACCGTCATCTGCTGCCCAACAGTATGACGCCGGTCATCACCTTTTTGCCGTTTCGTATGTCCGGGGCAATTCTGGCCCTCACCAGCCTGGATTTCCTTGGCCTGGGCGTACCGCCTTCGACCCCGAGTTTGGGGGAGCTGCTTGCCCAGGGTAAGGCCAACATCGAGGCCTGGTGGCTTTCCCTTTCCACCTTCGTCGTTCTGGTCGGCGCTCTGGTGCTGCTCATCTTTATCGGCGAGGCCTTGCGAGAGGCCTTTGATCCACGAAAATAA
- the yejB gene encoding microcin C ABC transporter permease YejB, translating to MALYICKRLLLMIPTLIGVMLITFVVTQFVPGGPVDRMMAQLSGFGTGQETTAATSLYQGNKGLDQERIEQLKKLYGFDKPPVQRFLDMMRNYLTFDFGQSYYHHMSVAQLVISKLPVSMSLGLWSFLIVYSVCIPLGIAKAVRDGSTFDVVSSSAILIGYAIPGFVLGIVLIVLFGGGSFWSIFPLRGLVSDNWHQLSPMAKILDYLWHMVLPIIASTVGSLAVMTLLTKNSFLEEIRKQYVITARAKGLEERQVLYKHVFRNAIIPIITGFPGSFITAFFTGSLLIETIFSLDGMGLLAYESVMNRDYPVVLGTLYFFTLIGLVSRLLSDLSYVLVDPRISFEGRK from the coding sequence ATGGCTCTCTACATTTGTAAACGGCTTCTGTTGATGATCCCCACCCTGATCGGGGTGATGCTGATCACCTTTGTTGTCACCCAATTTGTGCCCGGTGGCCCGGTTGATCGAATGATGGCCCAGCTCAGCGGATTCGGGACCGGTCAGGAGACGACAGCCGCCACAAGCCTGTATCAGGGGAACAAAGGGCTTGATCAGGAGCGGATCGAGCAGCTGAAAAAACTCTATGGTTTCGACAAACCGCCGGTGCAGCGATTTCTCGATATGATGCGCAACTATCTGACCTTTGATTTCGGTCAGTCCTATTACCACCACATGAGTGTGGCCCAGCTGGTGATCTCAAAACTGCCGGTGTCGATGTCCCTTGGACTGTGGAGTTTTCTCATTGTCTATTCGGTCTGCATACCTCTGGGGATTGCCAAGGCGGTCCGCGACGGCTCGACCTTTGACGTGGTGAGCAGTTCGGCCATCCTGATCGGCTATGCCATACCCGGATTTGTCCTTGGCATCGTTCTCATCGTACTCTTTGGCGGCGGCAGTTTTTGGAGTATTTTTCCCCTTCGTGGGCTGGTCTCGGACAATTGGCATCAGTTGAGCCCCATGGCCAAGATCCTCGATTATCTGTGGCACATGGTCCTGCCCATCATCGCATCGACCGTGGGGAGTCTGGCGGTCATGACCCTGTTGACCAAAAATTCGTTCCTCGAGGAGATTCGAAAACAGTACGTGATCACGGCACGGGCCAAGGGGTTGGAGGAGCGTCAGGTGCTGTACAAGCACGTATTCCGCAATGCGATAATTCCCATTATCACCGGGTTTCCCGGGAGTTTCATCACCGCCTTCTTTACCGGCAGTCTGCTGATCGAAACCATCTTTTCCCTCGATGGCATGGGCCTGCTCGCCTATGAGTCGGTCATGAACCGTGATTATCCGGTGGTCTTGGGCACATTGTATTTCTTCACCCTGATCGGTCTTGTCTCCAGATTACTCTCGGATCTTTCCTATGTGCTGGTTGATCCACGGATCAGCTTTGAAGGACGAAAGTAA
- a CDS encoding DUF4177 domain-containing protein, translated as MVWQYRTILFEFTKDGLLGDRYVDDEEMEKTLNLMGQECWELVDVSLLQDGLLAFLKKPVAEKGRTTGPRMEEEVEFPQTQHPVVPQKREASALEQETRSPLNRPPISNRPSTVAEPFQEEEPMPRKSFDRAGRTRREQEDNDFVGGIRIR; from the coding sequence ATGGTCTGGCAATATCGAACAATCCTGTTTGAATTTACCAAAGACGGTCTGCTTGGGGATCGGTACGTGGATGATGAGGAAATGGAAAAGACCCTGAACCTGATGGGACAGGAATGCTGGGAACTGGTAGATGTTTCTCTGCTCCAGGACGGTCTGTTGGCCTTTCTCAAGAAACCTGTTGCAGAGAAGGGGAGGACTACCGGTCCGCGAATGGAGGAAGAGGTCGAATTTCCGCAAACGCAACACCCGGTTGTCCCGCAGAAACGTGAAGCAAGTGCCCTTGAGCAGGAAACACGCTCACCCCTCAATCGTCCCCCCATCAGCAATCGCCCTTCAACAGTGGCCGAACCCTTCCAGGAGGAAGAGCCGATGCCCAGGAAGAGCTTTGATCGGGCAGGGCGAACCCGCCGCGAACAGGAGGACAATGATTTTGTCGGCGGCATCCGCATCCGCTGA
- a CDS encoding valine--pyruvate transaminase, whose protein sequence is MKLSAFGQKFSTGAGILSLMDDLGTAMADGKLIMMGGGNPGHIPEIQEAMRDSLARLINDERRLSKLIGIYDPPRGDGGFRRALAQLFCREYGWDVSEDNICLTNGSQNAFFLLFNLFAGKTSEDGFRKILLPMAPEYIGYADLGIEEELFTSVRPKIEQIGEHFFKYHVDFEQVDIGPEIGAICVSRPTNPTGNVLTDDEVGELAQLAKKNDIPLIIDNAYGVPFPGMMYTEARPMWDRHLILCMSLSKFGLPAARTGIIVADTEIVRHVSGANAVINLATASFGAMLTTPLIESGEIIRLCSEVVRPYYRHKMESALQAIDHFFTGFPFKVHVPEGAMFLWIWFPGLPVSSRVLYERLKARGVVVVSGDYFFPGLEPGWQHQQECLRITYSQDEHDVRRGIGLIAEEVRAVYQQEQP, encoded by the coding sequence ATGAAACTTTCGGCCTTTGGTCAAAAATTCTCCACAGGTGCCGGTATCCTTTCGTTGATGGATGATCTCGGTACAGCCATGGCCGACGGCAAGCTGATTATGATGGGAGGTGGCAACCCAGGCCACATTCCCGAAATCCAGGAGGCGATGCGCGACAGCCTGGCCAGGCTGATCAATGATGAGCGGCGGTTGAGTAAACTGATCGGTATCTATGATCCTCCCCGTGGAGACGGCGGCTTTCGCAGGGCTCTTGCCCAACTGTTTTGCCGGGAGTACGGCTGGGATGTCAGTGAAGACAATATCTGCCTGACCAATGGCAGTCAGAACGCTTTTTTTCTGTTGTTCAATCTCTTTGCCGGCAAAACCTCTGAAGATGGCTTTCGCAAAATACTGCTGCCGATGGCTCCGGAATATATCGGTTATGCGGATCTCGGCATAGAGGAAGAACTCTTTACCTCGGTGCGGCCCAAAATCGAACAGATCGGAGAACACTTCTTTAAATATCATGTCGATTTCGAACAGGTGGACATCGGTCCGGAGATCGGTGCCATCTGCGTGTCACGTCCCACCAATCCCACCGGAAACGTACTCACCGACGATGAGGTCGGTGAGCTGGCCCAGCTAGCCAAGAAAAACGATATTCCGCTGATTATCGACAACGCTTATGGGGTGCCATTTCCAGGGATGATGTACACCGAAGCCAGGCCCATGTGGGATCGCCACCTGATTTTGTGCATGTCGCTTTCCAAATTCGGCCTGCCAGCGGCACGCACCGGCATCATCGTTGCCGATACAGAGATCGTTCGCCATGTTTCCGGGGCCAATGCGGTGATCAATCTAGCTACGGCCAGTTTCGGCGCTATGCTGACCACCCCTCTCATCGAATCCGGCGAGATCATTCGCCTCTGTAGCGAGGTTGTCCGTCCCTATTACCGCCACAAGATGGAATCAGCGTTGCAGGCTATTGATCACTTTTTCACCGGCTTTCCGTTCAAGGTGCATGTCCCCGAAGGAGCGATGTTTCTTTGGATTTGGTTTCCAGGTCTACCGGTTTCCAGCCGAGTTTTATATGAGCGGCTGAAGGCCAGAGGTGTGGTGGTGGTTTCCGGCGATTATTTTTTCCCCGGGCTGGAACCAGGCTGGCAACACCAGCAGGAATGCCTGCGTATCACCTATTCCCAGGATGAACACGATGTCCGGCGGGGGATCGGCCTTATTGCCGAGGAAGTGCGCGCCGTCTATCAACAAGAACAACCTTGA
- a CDS encoding histidine phosphatase family protein translates to MKRLIICRHAKSSWSDPELRDFDRPLNKRGIRDAPLMGKRLAAQGIKPDLICSSPAERARETARQYSQQLAYPYEQIVFDAQQYEASVAQLLTLIHNVDSRIKTLMMVGHNPECTALVNFLSGLQIDNIPTCGIVGLEFAGQTWKEICAESGTLLFFDYPKKVAS, encoded by the coding sequence ATGAAACGACTGATCATCTGCAGGCATGCAAAATCGAGTTGGAGCGATCCTGAGCTGCGCGATTTTGATCGGCCATTGAACAAGCGGGGCATACGGGATGCGCCGCTCATGGGAAAACGACTGGCGGCTCAGGGAATCAAACCGGATTTGATCTGTTCCAGCCCCGCCGAACGCGCCCGGGAAACCGCTCGTCAATATAGCCAACAGCTTGCATACCCCTATGAGCAGATTGTCTTCGATGCACAGCAATATGAAGCCAGTGTGGCACAGTTGCTGACCCTGATCCACAATGTGGACTCCCGAATCAAGACATTGATGATGGTGGGGCATAATCCGGAGTGTACTGCGCTGGTCAATTTTCTCTCAGGTTTGCAGATCGACAACATTCCGACCTGCGGTATTGTTGGGCTTGAATTTGCTGGGCAAACCTGGAAAGAAATCTGTGCGGAGAGCGGTACCTTGCTTTTTTTTGATTATCCCAAAAAAGTGGCATCGTAA
- a CDS encoding ParA family protein, with translation MSILAVYNIKGGVGKTATSVNLAYLASIERKTLLLDMDPQGSASYYFRIRSPDKFGTKKLLKGGKHIDQNIRGTDFPGLDMLPADFSYRNIDIALDECKKSQQRLKKVLQPLQDEYEQIVLDCPPNLTLLSENIFYAADLILVPVIPTTLSILSLEQLFAFLDEIGQGREKVRIFFSMVEKRKKLHTEVMQSMEGQQGVLTTSIPYSTDIERMGVYRQPVTAAHPHSMAAKSYETLWQELCGGQTGS, from the coding sequence ATGAGCATACTTGCGGTGTACAATATCAAAGGCGGGGTCGGGAAAACGGCCACCTCGGTCAATCTGGCCTACCTGGCCTCGATTGAACGAAAAACCCTGCTGCTTGATATGGATCCCCAGGGATCGGCCTCCTACTATTTTCGCATTCGTTCGCCTGATAAATTTGGGACCAAAAAGTTGCTCAAGGGCGGCAAACATATCGATCAGAATATTCGCGGGACCGACTTCCCGGGGTTGGATATGCTTCCCGCCGACTTTTCCTACCGCAATATCGATATCGCCCTGGATGAGTGCAAAAAATCGCAACAACGGTTGAAAAAGGTACTGCAGCCCTTACAGGATGAGTACGAGCAGATTGTGCTCGACTGCCCTCCAAATCTCACCCTGCTTTCGGAAAATATCTTTTATGCAGCCGATCTGATTCTGGTTCCCGTCATCCCCACAACCCTCTCCATCCTCTCTTTGGAACAGCTCTTCGCCTTTCTCGACGAGATCGGTCAGGGGCGCGAAAAGGTCCGGATCTTTTTTTCCATGGTGGAAAAACGCAAAAAACTGCATACGGAGGTGATGCAGTCCATGGAGGGGCAACAGGGCGTTTTGACGACCAGCATTCCGTATTCCACCGACATTGAACGCATGGGCGTGTATCGCCAACCGGTAACCGCGGCTCACCCCCACTCCATGGCCGCAAAATCCTATGAAACACTCTGGCAGGAACTCTGTGGGGGGCAGACTGGTTCATGA
- a CDS encoding CHAD domain-containing protein gives MNPYGTATWRIPEDLETPQLLTALEAVFTVESLPEYSAKVDYADTFDWRLFRQDYILHNHGSSWTLYHGDSCEVTLQQGGPQLTPPCFAADFPPGPLRDALEPLLGIRCLLPLAAVHLSGRQYRLLNQDEKTVVRLIVERQHPAGQDFSYRLARLFAVRGYDEELARARDILSRHGVKEEVSSLIGFEEACRTGGRVPLDYSSKFNLTLNPESTARQAMGEIYLDLLTSMRRNIGGVVADWDIEFLHDLRVAVRRTRSGLSLIKQVLPATVVARFKKEFAELGSTTGPTRDLDVYLKDRNTYLERLAPQLQPGLALFFDDLARQRQREQKKLARRLSAKKITALFEEWQLCLEQAELHPAPLAHVGVKEVADPIIRRHHKKVLRSGGSLDTTTPDEEVHQLRIQCKKLRYSMEFFSSLYPKEELQIVVRHLKKLQDILGVFNDLSVQQAMLRQTLQTLEEKNPVKDQIAVAAALGGLMQNLYQEQRELRSHFKEAFAQFSDAETTDLCQQLFKKKQESI, from the coding sequence ATGAACCCCTACGGCACGGCGACATGGCGCATTCCTGAGGACCTTGAAACCCCACAGCTGCTGACTGCCTTGGAAGCAGTCTTCACCGTGGAATCTTTGCCGGAATACAGCGCCAAGGTCGATTATGCCGATACTTTTGACTGGCGACTCTTTCGCCAGGATTATATCCTCCACAACCACGGCTCCTCATGGACCCTGTACCATGGCGACAGCTGCGAAGTGACCCTGCAACAGGGAGGACCTCAACTCACCCCTCCCTGTTTTGCCGCCGATTTCCCTCCCGGCCCCCTGCGTGATGCCCTCGAACCTCTCCTCGGTATCCGGTGTCTGTTGCCCTTGGCTGCCGTACATCTAAGCGGTCGTCAGTATCGTCTGCTCAACCAGGACGAAAAAACCGTGGTCCGGTTGATCGTCGAGCGGCAACACCCTGCCGGTCAGGATTTTAGTTATCGTTTGGCCCGCCTGTTTGCCGTTCGCGGCTATGATGAGGAACTCGCCCGAGCCAGGGACATCCTCAGTCGCCACGGTGTCAAGGAAGAGGTCTCCTCGCTCATCGGCTTTGAGGAGGCCTGCCGCACCGGCGGTCGTGTTCCCCTTGATTACAGCTCAAAATTCAACCTAACCCTCAACCCGGAGAGTACCGCCCGCCAGGCCATGGGCGAGATCTATCTTGACCTGCTCACCAGCATGCGAAGAAATATCGGGGGAGTTGTTGCGGATTGGGATATCGAGTTTTTGCATGACCTTCGTGTCGCCGTACGTCGCACCCGTTCCGGGCTCAGCCTGATCAAACAGGTTCTGCCGGCAACGGTGGTGGCCCGTTTTAAGAAGGAATTTGCCGAACTGGGCAGCACCACCGGCCCGACCCGGGACCTGGATGTCTATCTCAAAGATCGGAACACCTACCTTGAACGCTTGGCGCCCCAACTGCAACCCGGTTTGGCGCTGTTTTTTGACGACCTTGCCAGGCAGCGACAGCGCGAGCAGAAGAAACTGGCCCGGCGGCTGTCCGCCAAGAAAATCACTGCCCTTTTTGAGGAGTGGCAGTTGTGCCTCGAACAGGCCGAGTTGCACCCTGCGCCCCTGGCCCATGTGGGAGTGAAGGAGGTGGCCGATCCGATTATCCGTCGCCATCACAAAAAAGTGCTTCGTTCGGGGGGCTCCCTGGACACGACCACACCGGATGAAGAGGTGCACCAGTTGCGCATTCAGTGCAAAAAACTTCGGTATTCCATGGAGTTTTTCAGCAGCCTGTATCCGAAAGAGGAACTGCAGATCGTGGTCCGGCACTTAAAGAAACTGCAGGATATCCTAGGGGTGTTCAACGACCTCTCCGTCCAGCAGGCCATGCTGCGCCAGACCCTGCAAACCTTAGAAGAGAAAAACCCGGTCAAAGACCAGATCGCCGTTGCCGCCGCCCTAGGGGGACTGATGCAAAACCTGTATCAGGAGCAACGGGAACTGCGCAGTCATTTCAAGGAGGCCTTTGCCCAGTTTTCAGATGCGGAGACCACGGACCTCTGTCAGCAACTTTTCAAGAAAAAGCAGGAGTCGATATGA
- the argJ gene encoding bifunctional glutamate N-acetyltransferase/amino-acid acetyltransferase ArgJ — translation MQVKGFLAAAVEAGIRYSGRLDLGMIFSTTPAVTAGVFTTNKVKAAPLLLDMERLATGRAQAVLVNSGNANACTGREGLDLALATSEMAARELGIDAELVQVASTGVIGQQLDQTPFSRAMPGLVGKLSPDGFDDLSRAIMTTDLVAKTSQVKVMLNGVEVSLFGVAKGSGMIMPNMATMLCFIVTDADIDLALLEQALKSAVERSFNRITVDGDTSTNDMVLVMANGAADNPQVNDAFSQAAADFSAALEQVCRELALKIVADGEGATKLVTIRVNGAENEQQAVQAARTIANSALVKTAFFGEDANWGRIIAALGRSECNFHQENVAISFDKVQLVKKGLFVGGDVEEAATKVLKQREFTVTVDLGAGTGSGEVYTCDFSYDYVKINADYRS, via the coding sequence ATGCAGGTAAAAGGATTTTTGGCCGCTGCCGTCGAGGCTGGGATACGTTATTCGGGGCGACTTGACCTGGGTATGATTTTTTCAACCACCCCTGCGGTCACAGCCGGGGTGTTCACCACCAACAAGGTCAAGGCCGCGCCATTGCTGCTCGACATGGAACGGCTGGCGACCGGCAGGGCCCAGGCTGTCCTGGTCAACTCCGGTAACGCCAATGCCTGTACCGGGCGTGAAGGACTTGATCTGGCCCTGGCGACCAGCGAGATGGCGGCCAGGGAACTGGGGATCGATGCCGAACTCGTGCAGGTGGCCTCCACCGGCGTCATTGGGCAGCAGCTCGACCAGACGCCATTTTCCCGTGCCATGCCAGGGCTGGTGGGCAAACTCTCTCCAGACGGGTTTGACGATCTCTCCCGTGCCATCATGACCACCGACCTGGTCGCCAAGACATCCCAAGTCAAGGTCATGCTCAACGGCGTGGAGGTGTCACTTTTCGGCGTGGCCAAGGGCTCCGGCATGATCATGCCCAACATGGCGACCATGCTTTGTTTTATCGTCACCGATGCCGACATCGACCTGGCCTTGCTTGAGCAGGCGCTCAAGTCCGCGGTGGAGCGCAGTTTCAACCGTATCACCGTGGACGGCGACACCTCGACCAACGATATGGTGCTGGTGATGGCCAACGGTGCCGCTGACAATCCCCAGGTCAACGATGCGTTCTCCCAGGCCGCAGCAGACTTTTCCGCCGCCCTGGAACAGGTTTGCCGCGAGCTGGCCCTGAAAATCGTTGCCGACGGGGAGGGAGCCACCAAGCTGGTCACCATCCGCGTCAATGGTGCAGAGAATGAACAGCAGGCTGTACAGGCGGCACGGACCATTGCCAATTCAGCCCTGGTGAAGACCGCCTTTTTCGGTGAAGACGCCAACTGGGGACGGATCATCGCCGCCCTCGGCCGTTCGGAGTGCAACTTTCACCAGGAAAATGTCGCCATCAGCTTTGACAAGGTGCAGCTGGTCAAAAAAGGTTTGTTTGTCGGCGGTGATGTCGAGGAGGCTGCGACCAAGGTCCTGAAACAGCGTGAGTTCACCGTAACGGTCGATCTCGGAGCGGGAACCGGTAGCGGAGAGGTCTACACCTGTGACTTTTCCTATGATTACGTCAAGATCAATGCGGATTACCGAAGTTAG